The sequence below is a genomic window from Ipomoea triloba cultivar NCNSP0323 chromosome 2, ASM357664v1.
ccGCAATCGACGAGAACAGTAAGAGGCGATAATTAATATCTTTCGACAGTACAACCTTCCTTGAAACCCTCAATTGGTTTGAACAATTTTCACACGATCTCCTTTGCTATAAAATCACCATTCGTCGTTCCATCAATCTGCTTGATTTTAAAGCTTACATAAAAGAAATGGCAAATACGACATATCCCTCGTCTTCGGATAACTCTTCCTTTTGGGATGACATTATCGTATCACCGTTAAGAGATAGTGCACAAAGTATAGATTTTACTGCTGTCAAAAATTTTGAGAATGCTCCACCAGAGTCGAATGAGATAATTGCTTCACCGGGTACAGATGTTGTGGCTATTGATCAAGGTACTACTGTAGTAGTGGAGGAAGATAATACCACTGCAGCGCTAGATGTAGAAGCTATGAATGCAAGTGTATTTCGTGGGAGAAAGAGAGCTAGAAGAACATTTTGTGATACTACCACGCtaacttttgaaaaattttctGAATATTTTTATCTGCCTTCTGAACAAGCTGCAGAGGAATTGCAGGTTGGGCGCgaagtttttaagaaaaaatttagGGAAGTGGGAATTTCCTACTGGCCTTATCGAAAACTCGTGAGTCTGGACAGATTGTTGGCAAAAGTTCAGGTAATTTCTATATTCCTATATCTCTTTCAACTTAACATTTTTCAAAGGGGGTTTAACAATGTGTGATATAGGAATTTGGTGAAATCAAGGATCAAGCTGAACTGCAAAGAACAATTAAGGGGCTGGAGGACGAGAGAGATGCGATACTTCAAAATCCAAATTTAGACTTGGCTGAAGCAACAGTGAGGCTTAGAGACAAATGTGACAGGAATAGTTCCAGAAAGAGAAGGTATATAGATCCAGCAGCTTTTCCTTCTACTACTCCTGGAAGTTCATCACAAGCTCCTATAATTCCTGATTTTCCTGAATTAGCACCGGAAGCTTTTCCTTCCACTACTCCTGGGAGTTCATCACAAACTCCTATATTTCCTGATATTCCTGAATTGGCACCAGAAGAAATACAAGAAGTACTTGCTTGGCTAGATGAGGATGTTCCTCCTCCCAAAAATATTAGTGACAAATAAATACAAGTTTACACAAAATAtagttaacaaaaaaaattagcactAAGCAAGTTTGGCAATTGTGCATGTAGTGAACACACagtgataaataaaaaattgtaaaagatTTTTGGCAAACTTCATAACCTATGTACTTAGCAGTAGCATATTTCATAAGCTAGTATATATTGAACAAACACTACTCAAGACagttggaaaagaaaatgatttggTACAAGAAATCAAACTTTAAACAAACAAACGTAAGGATTACAGAGCatgcacaaaaaaaatatatatatatatatatccaatcaTGAAATGCGACAAGAATTAATCACAAAACACacttatataacatataaatatatgcaACGTCACATACGAATAAAATCATATACTTGAGCTATAATTAGAGATTAAAATTT
It includes:
- the LOC116010890 gene encoding protein RKD1-like, with protein sequence MANTTYPSSSDNSSFWDDIIVSPLRDSAQSIDFTAVKNFENAPPESNEIIASPGTDVVAIDQGTTVVVEEDNTTAALDVEAMNASVFRGRKRARRTFCDTTTLTFEKFSEYFYLPSEQAAEELQVGREVFKKKFREVGISYWPYRKLVSLDRLLAKVQEFGEIKDQAELQRTIKGLEDERDAILQNPNLDLAEATVRLRDKCDRNSSRKRRYIDPAAFPSTTPGSSSQAPIIPDFPELAPEAFPSTTPGSSSQTPIFPDIPELAPEEIQEVLAWLDEDVPPPKNISDK